The Ranitomeya variabilis isolate aRanVar5 chromosome 7, aRanVar5.hap1, whole genome shotgun sequence DNA window gcaccacacatagtgtgcaaagcatgtatcgaattattacgaaaatggagcaaaggacaaagaaaaagcttcaaatttggtgttccaatggtgtggagagagccaaaaaatcatcatgatgactgttatttatggtaaacacaggtacaggcacatcttcacaatgagggacaggccttcttgcagattccatgttactcccattttcgtttcttatgcttattgaatccttgcacttgcactgcacagaaataacagtcatcatgatgattttttggctctctccacaccattggaacaccaaatttgaagctttttctttgtcctttgctccattttcgaaataattcgatacatgctttgcacactatgtgtggtgcccaaaacttgtcttggtccccaagcataaccccaaaataggcaaaatacactttttttacgaagtctgttatgtttcttctatgttttggcagtgtgtattcaccacaaatgtaacagaatgagtctggatcgttaagacaacttcttcttgatgagttcatgcttttcactggaaaacagacaacaacataaagttagtgcaaaaatcaagctatgaacaaacttttagaacactaattaacacaaaactatattgagaactgctcagttcaagtactaatccaaagaaattaatgagatgatgcgtcgcatttaccaacaagtgctataaataagataccaaaaatctcaaaaacttgagccaatctggcaaaactgatgacatattcagaatcagcaccccaaaaataccccaaattcattaaaatattttggacaccagaaatttttttttttttttgttgacctgtggaaTAGATGGGACGAGCTCTTCCAGCAGTTTTATCTCCGCAATTTACACAGTGATGTGCAGCCCGGGAGGACTATGGGGAGATTCCAGGGCTCCTCCCTGCTCCTTCCTGCCTCCTCCGCCAGTGACGGCTATAGACATGTAGGGGAGATGTCAGAGAGGAGAAGGACATGGAGACAGCGCGCTCTGCTGCCGGGTACTGGCCGGTAATGGGCGATTATCCCGGGCAGGGAAGCACAAGGGGAGAGCGCAGCTTCACTAGGCTCAGACAGGAGGGGCGGGGCCTGTGTCAGGCATCAGCCAATAGAAGCTCAGTAGGGCTATGCagctcagcagccaatcagtgcgcaGAGTGACTGTACATATACGAGGCCCTCCAGCATCTTACTCATTTTCCTTCCAGGAGATTGTTGTGTCATTTTGTGATCACATGATGGCAGAGACCGCGCCAGCCGCCGCTCCTCCTCCCGCCGAACCGGCCaccaaatccaagaagcagcagaaGAAATCCGCCGCCAAGAAAAGCCATAAACCCTCCGGCCCCAGCGTCTCCGAGCTGATCGTGAAAGCCGTGTCCGCCTCCAAGGAGCGCAGCGGGGTGTCTCTGGCCGCCCTGAAGAAGGCTCTGTCTGCCGGAGGATACGATGTAGAGAAGAACAACAGCCGCCTGAAGCTGGCCGTCAAGTCTCTGGTCACCAAGGGCGCCCTCCTCCAGGTGAAGGGCAGCGGCGCCTCCGGGTCCTTCAAGCTGAACAAGAAGCAGGAGACCAAGGACAAAGTGGCAAAGAAGAAGTCAGCAGCTGCGGCCAAGCCCAAGAAACCCGCTGCTGCCAAGAAAGCCGCCAAATCTCCGAAGAAGCCCAAGAAGGCTCCGACCGCGGCCAAGAAGAGCCCGAAAAAAGCCAAGAAGCCCGCAGCAGCTGCCAAGAAAGCGgccaagagccccaagaagccg harbors:
- the LOC143784752 gene encoding histone H1.11R-like; its protein translation is MMAETAPAAAPPPAEPATKSKKQQKKSAAKKSHKPSGPSVSELIVKAVSASKERSGVSLAALKKALSAGGYDVEKNNSRLKLAVKSLVTKGALLQVKGSGASGSFKLNKKQETKDKVAKKKSAAAAKPKKPAAAKKAAKSPKKPKKAPTAAKKSPKKAKKPAAAAKKAAKSPKKPKAAPKPKKVTKSPAKKAAKPKAAKSPAKKAAKAKKPAAKK